The nucleotide sequence CCCTTGGGGGCCTGCGGGTGACGGGTCTGCTGGGAGTTGGTCACCGCCGCCTTGTCGGCGGCCGATTCCTTCTCGCTCTTGGCGCGGCTACGGAACACAAAACCCAAGGGTACGGGGTGCCGGGGCATGGACCCCAGCCGACTGGGGAACGATCCGGCAACACCCGGCGTCCGTACTGGAGACAGAGGTGGGGCGAAAGTGTTCGGGGCAACCCGGGAAACCCGGAAAAGGGGGAGCGCGGTGACGGTTCGTCCGTAGGGGGTCCGAGGTATTCCGGGGGTCGGCCCGTACAAGACCCCGGGAGACACCTACTCCCTACGCCGGAGCGGTGCCGTACACAGTCGTCCTTGGGGATGAGCGCATCGGTCCCCGAACAGTGCGGTAATAGAAGCAGGGCCCGTACTGTGGGTTCTGTCGCAGACCTGTGAGCTGGAGTCCGTCAGAAGGGGGCGCGCGAAGCCCATGAGCGGTGTCATGAAGCGTATGGGGATGATCTTCCGCGCGAAGGCGAACAAGGCCCTTGACCGGGCCGAGGACCCGCGCGAGACCCTTGATTACTCGTACCAGAAACAGCTGGAGCTGCTCCAGAAGGTGCGCCGAGGCGTGGCCGACGTGGCCACGTCCCGCAAGCGCCTGGAGCTCCAGCTCAACCAGCTGCAGTCCCAGTCGTCGAAGCTGGAGGACCAGGGCCGCAAGGCGCTCGCGCTGGGCCGTGAGGACCTGGCCCGCGAGGCGCTCTCGCGCCGTGCCGCGCTCCAGCAGCAGGTGACGGACCTGGAGACGCAGCACTCCACTCTCCAGGGCGAGGAGGAGAAGCTCACCCTCGCCGCGCAGCGTCTGCAGGCCAAGGTCGACGCCTTCCGTACGAAGAAGGAGACGATCAAGGCCACGTACACCGCCGCCCAGGCCCAGACCCGGATCGGCGAGGCGTTCTCCGGAATCTCCGAGGAGATGGGCGACGTCGGTCTCGCCATACAGCGCGCCGAGGACAAGACGGCGCAGCTCCAGGCCCGCGCCGGCGCCATCGACGAGCTGCTCGCCTCCGGTGCCCTCGACGACTCCTCCGGCCTGCACAAGGACGACATCCAGACCGAGCTGGACCGCCTCTCCGGCGGTACGGACGTCGAGCTGGAGCTCCAGCGGATGAAGGCGGAGCTGGCGGGCGGCCCGTCCGCACAGCAGCAGGCCATCGAGGGCGGCACGGGCCAGTCGGCCCCGCAGCAGCAGTCCCAGCGGCAGGACACTCCGCGCTTCGACAAGTAGGTGTCTCTCGTCCCCGAGGAGGGCGACATGATCGTACGGATCATGGGGGAGGGGCAGGTGAGGCTGGATGACGTCCACTTCACCGAGCTGAACAAGCTGGACGACGTACTCCTGGCGGAGATGGAGGTCGGCGACGGACCGGGCTTCCGTCACACCCTCCACGCCCTCCTGGACAAGGTCCGAGAGCTGGGCACGCCCCTGCCCGACGACTCCCTGGAGCCCTCGGAACTGATCCTCCCGGCGCCGGACG is from Streptomyces sp. NBC_01314 and encodes:
- a CDS encoding PspA/IM30 family protein, with protein sequence MSGVMKRMGMIFRAKANKALDRAEDPRETLDYSYQKQLELLQKVRRGVADVATSRKRLELQLNQLQSQSSKLEDQGRKALALGREDLAREALSRRAALQQQVTDLETQHSTLQGEEEKLTLAAQRLQAKVDAFRTKKETIKATYTAAQAQTRIGEAFSGISEEMGDVGLAIQRAEDKTAQLQARAGAIDELLASGALDDSSGLHKDDIQTELDRLSGGTDVELELQRMKAELAGGPSAQQQAIEGGTGQSAPQQQSQRQDTPRFDK